taattagttactgattacttttttcaagtaacttgaccaacactgtgttaagtgacggctgtgtgcagacaggaataggacccaaggtgcagactccagagacaAACTTAAAccgaaacagctttaatgctgaactcaaacataacataactggaaaaaaatcaaaataaactaacaccggCGGACtgacaagataagataagatagaactttattaatccctcgggtgggttcctctgggaaattcgacttccaaaaaaaaaaaaagcacagcaacgaccgaagttacagttacagaattgttatatatatatatatacacacacacacacacacacacacacacacacacacacacacacacatacatatatatatatatatatatataaatacagagacaaatataaataaaatatacaaaggggataaatagaataaataggaataaaaaataaaaatacaagtgaattgcacatttcaagtattgagtctattgcactgttgactatttacaaaaagtattgcacaaggtattgtacagtgaggtgaagaggcactacagcttagttgttcccccctcctttgtcctcctgtttcccctccctctcccctccagagaggagttaaacagtttgatggcgtgtgggacaaaggaggtgggacaaaacacaaagcaaaataaACAGTAGCTGTTTTTTGTTGGCTCATCAAGGGGAAGCGAAACCAGatacattaacatcagacatggactttcaaaataaaacaggaaacatgacacagactgaactaaagacacagactcgcacgcactgcaacagagggaacagagacgtgggactaGGGCAGACActgacactgactggacacggggatatagcaactaaggatacacagagacgcgaactagacaagggaatacagctgacaggggagacagagcaactagaaaagacagacataaaccataagacagaactcaaagaaaccaaagactagaaattataaataatttaataaactcaaaaaccatgggtcaacgacccaggcatcctaacacacTGGTCACTGAAAGTGTCATAAAGTAATGTTGTTGCAAAATGAACATATACCATTTCCTACActcaataaataattaataaatctGTGACCTCAAAAAAGGTTCAGAGGCATTTGAGGTCACCTGATGAAtagaaaagatttttttctttgtgttaaagTTAAATCAATAAGCACGACATGCGTTGAGAGTTTTTAGAACTTTATATTTGCAGTATAATTATAATTTAAACTAATTGATATTTTCAGTATTCATATTTTCAATGTACACAGGAGTTGAAGTGAGCATGGGCAATCCAGATCAACATCCTGGTAACAGAATAAGCAATTACATCTGATTGGCAGTTTAATCCAAAATATTGTTGTGGCCTTGTCTGTTTTagtcttgttttgtttccagcCAACagtatgttgttttgtttccagcCAACTTATTTGCTCAGTAATAAGAAAATTATAATATTGAATGAACTTCTTACACCTTCAACACATCCTTTGTTTCTTCTCATTTCTCTGATGTGTTCAGAGTGCTAAACACACAAATAGTTCTGCACATAATGCTTTTGATAACTAAATATAGATGCTTTATTTcccagagaacaaaaaagggtaattgtttttgtaacattacaaaaaatgaaagaaagctgGGACAAGAGAGGAAGATGATAGGTTATTGTCAAAGGAATCAGATATGTGATCTGTTGCTGAAGTTATGTTTTGTTCATATTGTGAAAGACCTGATAAATAGGTTAAATAATTAGCCCTACTAAAAGTTTGCATGAAAACACTAAGCAGTTTAGTTCAGTTTGGTGGAGACAAAAGTGGTTAGTTCGCAATATTATGGTAAAAATTTATAGTAATGCACTACGTTGGACTGATACAAACTAAAGACTAGAAACCTGCAATACTTGGAACATGGCAACAAAGAGGTGACTAAACAGATGCTCTGACAAAGGACCAGGGTAAACGGAGACAATATTTGGATTGAGGGGTGTTCAGGGAAGTGGAAATACATGGGAGCACAACATAACGCAGGCTAAATGAAACTAAAAAATGAAGACGTTTAATCAGTAGAGTGGATTAATTCAAAGTGCTAGACAAAGTGCATACTTTGTTACATACTGTAGCATATTGTGAATGTACAATTTTGCCAAGCAGAAGAGACCACACCCAAGCAATGCCACTTCCTCACATACACAGTGACAATGGAACAATGGAAGATCTGTGCTGAGAGTCAAGGAATGTGTGAATGTGCGTCTTTTATATTTGCAGGTCAGTCAATGTGTGGGATATTTTGTATAGGTACGGCAGGCATTTCTGAAAGTTGTAACACAGAGGTTTGGCTTGACTTGGATCTGAGCAACTCTGAGTGAGCAAATGCAAATGTGCCAGGCCTCAAGGATAATGGGTGGTTTGCACAACAAAAGCTGGAGGAGAAACAAGCTGACGACCTGTGAAAATCTCAGAGGTGCTTAACACCTCGGGACTTGcaccagaaaataaaaaacccaGTAATTCTAGGGGGTGTTGGGTTTAGGGAAGTTACATGCTTACATGCTGTCTGGTCTTCATAAACGTaattgcatgtgtgtatgtgttagtaCGATTAATGCATTTTATGTTTGTGTAATTTTTGTGTACCTCTCCTCTTTGCGGTGCTCCAGACACAACCATTTACATTCATAGATGTGGACTGAGAAACAGGATTTTACTGTCTGGTATCTCATGCTTGTATAAAATCAAGATAGTCTTCTCTTGGTTTCTAAGCCTGTTTATACAGTCTGTTGTATTCATTACTGATTAAAATTTTTTTGAATATAGCAATGGATGATGAATTAAATGTAACATATATAACCCTTGATGGTTATGTCGAACTTAAGCGATGCGGATatctatattttttaattatggTTGCACTTTATGTTTTAATAATTATAAGTAATTCAACCATTGTGTTCCTGATCTGCATTCATCGAAATCTCCATGAGCCTATGTACATTTTCATTGCAGCTTTGTCAGTGAACTCAGTTGTCTTCAGCACTGCGATCTACCCAAAACTCTTTGTTGATGTTTTATCCGAAAAACAGGtgatttctttttcagcatGTCAATTTCAGCATTTTATGTATTACTCAATAGGTGGCTCTGATTTCTTACTGTTATCAGCAATGGCATTTGACAGATATGTGTCTATATGTAAGCCTTTAAAGTATCCAGTCATTATGAGACAAACAACCATCAATATTTTGCTATTTTTAGCTTGGTTTTTGCCTGGCCTTCAAGTTGCAGTGTCGCATGCATTAGTTCTTAATAATAAACTCTGTAATTTCACTTTGAAAGGGATTTTTTGCAATAATTTATTGTGGAAACTTTACTGTGAGAGCCCACGAGCAGCATTCATTTACGGTTTAATTGTGTTGCTAAATGTTGCTATTTTTCCTGTGTTGTTCATACTTTTCACCTATGCAAAGATTTTTCTAATAACCTACAGAAGCAGTAGAGATATCCAGAAAAAAGCAGCAGAGACTTGCTTACCTCACCTGTTTGTTTTAAGCATTTTTACTACTTTTTGTGCATATGATGTCATTATAGGTCAATTAGAATTTGATTTTCCAAAAACTGCACAGTTAATAATGACTTTACAAGTGGTTTTGTATAACCCTCTCTTTAATCCGTTTATATATGgtctgaaaatgaaagaaatctctAAACACCTAAAAAGGTTGTTTTGTCATGTCAGGTgtagttaaataaaaataatttctcaTGTGTGACAGTAAAAAAGGGACTTTTCAATTTCTCCATTCTGTATTCTATCAACATTTGGTAGTACTCTGCTGATAACAATGATTATAACTACAGTAGTTTCTCTCCAGGAAACTACTGTACAGCTACAGtggagagatttttttttttttttttaaaaaacaactgttGGTGGGGGGTTGGGTTACTGGAGTTTCAATTAAGTTTTGGAGTTTCAACAATATAAATTCTTGAAAGTTATTTCTTCATGGAATATATCATGAAAATCTAAATAAAGATTTGTCTGTTTAATTAATTAGAGTGCACACTGGAGGGTGTAATTATTATGCATGAATTTTGAACATCTGTAGTACAGGAacataatgaaatgaaatattgTACTCAGCCATGCAGTCCTTCATAAAACCAGGTTTCTGAGCTATTTTTCTGAATCATGATATGGTGTTCGGAACAGAACCAGGGAATAAGAATGtaaattttaattttacttcTTGTGTTAGCGCTAATCCTTCCACCTCCAGTTTCCTTCGCTCCTGAACCAATAGTCACCGCTCAGTGAACTCCATTCCTGTGTGACACTCCTGCCCACTAAGACTTGTGAGTTTAATCAGATCTTTTAATAAAATCTTTGCTTTAAAGAAAAAGGCCTCTCGGGCCCTTGAAAGTATTTGCATTTGCATTTAAGCATTAATTTGTAAGTACTCAAAATTGAATATAAATCACTACACATTTGTAAATCTTTGTTTATGCTTGTGGATACACATTTGTAA
This window of the Maylandia zebra isolate NMK-2024a linkage group LG16, Mzebra_GT3a, whole genome shotgun sequence genome carries:
- the LOC101484928 gene encoding olfactory receptor 2T11-like — protein: MDDELNVTYITLDGYVELKRCGYLYFLIMVALYVLIIISNSTIVFLICIHRNLHEPMYIFIAALSVNSVVFSTAIYPKLFVDVLSEKQVISFSACQFQHFMYYSIGGSDFLLLSAMAFDRYVSICKPLKYPVIMRQTTINILLFLAWFLPGLQVAVSHALVLNNKLCNFTLKGIFCNNLLWKLYCESPRAAFIYGLIVLLNVAIFPVLFILFTYAKIFLITYRSSRDIQKKAAETCLPHLFVLSIFTTFCAYDVIIGQLEFDFPKTAQLIMTLQVVLYNPLFNPFIYGLKMKEISKHLKRLFCHVRCS